From a single Ignavibacteria bacterium genomic region:
- a CDS encoding ergothioneine biosynthesis protein EgtB, with product MKKQAESKAQPEINRSETENKVRTDGVFTKRTELTQNFKSVRSFTQTLCNPLKTEDYVVQSMPDTSPAKWHLAHTSWFFETFVLNKVKKDYSSFNPIYNYLFNSYYVQAGDRFTRSMRGLISRPTVSDVWDYRKHVDEQVLEFLDRASDEELNQIAPVIELGLNHEQQHQELILTDIKHMFSLNPLYPVYSTAKEAQIVHIPPIEWLSFDEGIYRIGHEAKGFAFDNELPCHNVYLEPYRLASRLVTNGEYLDFIEAGGYRHQELWLSDGWIAAETENWQAPLYWQRKDGEWFNFTLGGLLKLNPSEPVCHVSFYEADAYARWAGFRLPKEEEWEAASSDHPMDGNFVENGHFHPSPLMHNITSPILHQMYGDVWEWTSSPYVAYPGFRPLQGALGEYNGKFMSNQMVLRGGSCATSLWHIRRTYRNFFHPQSRWQFTGIRLAKDAPVL from the coding sequence ATGAAGAAACAGGCAGAATCAAAAGCTCAGCCGGAAATAAATAGAAGTGAAACTGAGAATAAAGTAAGGACCGATGGTGTCTTTACAAAAAGGACAGAACTTACACAGAATTTTAAGTCGGTGCGTTCTTTCACCCAAACGCTCTGCAATCCTCTTAAAACTGAGGACTATGTCGTACAGTCAATGCCGGATACAAGTCCCGCCAAGTGGCATCTGGCTCATACGAGCTGGTTTTTTGAAACTTTTGTGCTGAATAAAGTTAAAAAGGATTACAGTTCATTTAATCCCATATACAATTATCTCTTCAACAGCTATTACGTTCAGGCGGGGGACCGCTTCACGCGTTCAATGCGGGGGCTCATCTCGCGCCCCACGGTCTCAGATGTTTGGGATTACAGAAAACACGTCGATGAACAGGTGCTTGAATTCCTGGACAGGGCCTCAGATGAGGAGCTGAACCAGATAGCCCCGGTAATTGAACTGGGGCTTAACCACGAGCAGCAGCACCAGGAGCTCATACTTACAGATATTAAGCATATGTTTTCGCTTAATCCCCTTTATCCGGTATACAGCACGGCCAAAGAGGCTCAGATTGTGCATATACCTCCAATTGAATGGCTCAGCTTTGATGAAGGAATTTACCGCATTGGGCACGAAGCAAAGGGTTTTGCTTTTGACAACGAGCTGCCCTGCCACAATGTTTACCTGGAGCCCTACAGGCTTGCTTCGCGCCTTGTGACAAACGGCGAATACCTGGATTTTATTGAGGCCGGGGGCTACAGGCATCAGGAGCTCTGGCTTTCGGACGGCTGGATAGCTGCAGAAACGGAAAACTGGCAGGCACCCCTTTACTGGCAGAGAAAAGACGGGGAATGGTTCAACTTTACGCTTGGCGGCTTATTGAAGCTGAATCCTTCGGAACCTGTATGCCACGTAAGCTTTTATGAGGCGGATGCATATGCACGCTGGGCCGGCTTCCGCCTGCCTAAAGAAGAGGAGTGGGAAGCCGCCTCATCGGACCACCCGATGGATGGAAATTTTGTTGAAAACGGGCATTTCCATCCCTCGCCATTAATGCACAATATTACATCCCCCATTCTTCATCAGATGTACGGGGACGTGTGGGAATGGACTTCGAGCCCTTATGTGGCTTATCCCGGCTTCAGGCCACTTCAGGGCGCGCTGGGCGAGTACAACGGGAAATTCATGTCGAACCAGATGGTTTTGCGCGGTGGCTCCTGCGCAACCAGCCTGTGGCATATAAGGCGGACATACAGGAACTTTTTCCATCCGCAGAGCAGATGGCAGTTTACAGGTATACGCCTTGCTAAAGACGCACCGGTTCTTTAA
- a CDS encoding oxaloacetate decarboxylase, with protein sequence MRDISVKRPSWKEVLREERVLVLPAAHDALTARLIERAGFKAYQIGGFALAGVMHAVPDVDLEHFGEKSEAARSIIHSTKLPALVDCDDGYGDVKNVNRVIRSYELMGAAAVFIEDQKAPKRCGHMAKKEVIPVEDMEKKISAAADARRSRDFFILARTDAIEPNGLKDALKRGDRYLKAGADGLYFDGVESKKELKKIGSTFVGVPLATSVLERGGKTPALSPKEFRELNFSMILYPTTILFRLTRQIERALQDLKAGRQMPENESVDMKQFEDIVDLQYWAELEDRYHTR encoded by the coding sequence ATGAGGGATATATCAGTAAAGCGCCCTTCATGGAAGGAGGTCTTAAGGGAGGAAAGGGTCCTGGTGCTTCCCGCGGCGCACGATGCACTGACGGCAAGGCTCATTGAACGCGCTGGTTTTAAGGCCTACCAGATCGGAGGCTTTGCACTTGCAGGCGTGATGCATGCCGTTCCTGACGTGGACCTGGAGCACTTCGGAGAAAAAAGCGAGGCTGCACGGAGTATTATTCATTCCACAAAACTTCCGGCCCTTGTCGACTGCGACGACGGATACGGGGATGTAAAGAATGTTAACCGCGTAATCCGAAGCTATGAACTCATGGGAGCCGCGGCTGTTTTTATTGAGGACCAGAAGGCACCAAAGCGCTGCGGGCATATGGCCAAAAAAGAGGTAATCCCTGTTGAAGACATGGAAAAGAAAATAAGCGCTGCCGCCGACGCAAGGCGGAGCCGCGACTTTTTTATACTTGCCAGGACGGATGCAATTGAGCCCAATGGCCTTAAGGATGCCCTTAAAAGAGGGGACCGTTACCTGAAGGCGGGCGCGGACGGGCTTTATTTTGACGGCGTTGAAAGTAAAAAAGAGCTTAAGAAAATTGGCTCTACATTCGTGGGCGTTCCGCTTGCAACAAGCGTCCTTGAAAGAGGGGGGAAGACACCGGCCCTGAGCCCGAAGGAATTCCGGGAGCTGAATTTCTCAATGATACTATATCCCACAACAATACTTTTCCGCTTGACGCGACAGATCGAACGTGCGCTTCAGGACCTGAAGGCCGGGCGCCAGATGCCTGAAAATGAATCAGTTGATATGAAGCAGTTTGAAGACATTGTGGACCTGCAGTACTGGGCTGAACTGGAAGACAGATATCATACACGCTGA
- a CDS encoding transposase: protein MEERHSIRLRDYDYRSFGYYFVTICAFERRNLFGYVQNEKVELNNLGNIVLEEWENSARIRKEISYDEYIIMPNHIHGIVIIDNPHLIHEEKIKPPIQVNPAPPGFLSKSLSSFISGFKSTVTIKARNIAGFNLAVWQRNYYEHIIRNEKELYTIQNYIVTNPAKWELDRYYLRE, encoded by the coding sequence ATGGAGGAAAGACACTCAATCAGACTTAGAGACTATGATTATAGATCATTCGGATACTATTTTGTTACAATTTGTGCATTCGAACGTAGAAATTTGTTTGGGTATGTACAAAATGAAAAAGTAGAATTGAATAATCTGGGAAATATTGTTCTTGAGGAATGGGAAAATTCCGCCAGGATTCGCAAGGAAATCTCTTATGATGAGTACATAATAATGCCCAATCACATACATGGTATTGTCATAATAGATAACCCCCATCTTATACATGAAGAAAAGATAAAACCACCGATTCAGGTAAACCCAGCACCTCCTGGATTTCTCTCAAAATCACTCTCCTCTTTTATCTCAGGTTTTAAATCCACTGTTACAATTAAAGCACGTAATATTGCGGGGTTTAATTTGGCTGTCTGGCAAAGAAACTATTATGAACATATTATCCGCAATGAAAAGGAGCTATATACAATTCAGAATTATATAGTCACAAATCCAGCAAAATGGGAACTTGACAGATATTATTTACGTGAGTAA
- a CDS encoding LysR family transcriptional regulator — translation MLNEFKLLVFHKVATEGSFSKAAEDLFVSQPAVTKQINSLEDELGIKLFERNNKGIVLTAAGKLFLEHAGVILSQFKRLKNDMSLLSEQVSGELTIGASTTIAQYVLPPVLAQFRQANPSLKLTLLNENSETVENLLQRHEINLGIIEGLPKNNALQYTLFIKDELVLITHKASIYYRLEACSLNDLRKSDLVLREKGSGTLEVFEDFIGQYGLSLNDMNTLIQLGSTESIKLFLKHADAIGVVSIQAMKEEIMRGEFKVIELEEGRIFRNFYFVHEKGTSEKLVSSFVSFLKNRYTVQV, via the coding sequence ATGCTGAATGAGTTTAAACTTCTGGTGTTTCATAAAGTTGCAACTGAGGGGAGTTTTTCAAAGGCTGCCGAGGACCTTTTTGTAAGCCAGCCCGCGGTTACAAAGCAGATTAACTCCCTTGAGGATGAACTGGGTATCAAACTCTTCGAGAGGAATAACAAGGGAATCGTCCTTACCGCAGCAGGAAAACTTTTTCTTGAGCATGCGGGTGTAATACTATCCCAGTTCAAAAGGCTTAAAAATGACATGTCACTTTTAAGCGAACAGGTCTCAGGAGAACTTACAATTGGTGCCAGCACAACAATTGCGCAGTACGTGCTGCCTCCGGTACTGGCTCAGTTCCGCCAGGCTAACCCCTCGCTGAAGCTGACTTTATTAAACGAGAACAGCGAGACCGTTGAAAACCTCCTGCAGAGGCACGAGATAAATTTGGGGATAATTGAGGGCCTTCCTAAAAATAACGCCCTTCAGTATACCCTTTTTATTAAGGATGAACTGGTTTTAATTACACATAAGGCCAGCATTTATTACCGCCTTGAAGCCTGTTCCTTAAATGACCTCAGAAAGTCGGATCTCGTCCTGCGCGAAAAAGGCTCAGGCACGCTCGAAGTCTTTGAGGATTTTATCGGGCAATACGGCCTTAGCCTGAACGATATGAACACCCTCATACAGCTTGGCTCTACCGAAAGCATTAAGCTTTTTCTTAAGCATGCCGATGCAATTGGAGTTGTTTCCATTCAGGCCATGAAGGAAGAAATCATGCGGGGCGAATTCAAGGTAATTGAGCTGGAGGAAGGAAGGATCTTCAGAAATTTTTACTTTGTGCATGAGAAAGGGACTTCCGAAAAACTTGTGAGCAGCTTTGTATCATTCCTTAAGAACCGCTACACCGTACAGGTATAA
- a CDS encoding cyclase family protein produces the protein MDNNRTSDSPWIDVSAPVHSGMVHWPGEPEVSVYRISSITEGKDANVSGLSMSAHTGTHMDAPFHFINNGKDISQVPFEALIGETLVIDVKNPEVVDLQDLRDFDIRPKDRVLFKTNNSNREWFNMNFSTNYTGLSARAAKYLAERKVQLVGIDFLSIGTHAEDEEVHRTLLGQGIWIIEGLYMKDIAEGAYEMICLPLRLIGCDGAPARTVLRKI, from the coding sequence TTGGACAACAACCGCACATCAGACAGCCCTTGGATTGACGTCAGTGCCCCCGTTCATAGCGGAATGGTGCACTGGCCCGGGGAGCCCGAGGTTTCAGTCTACAGGATCTCAAGCATAACTGAAGGAAAAGATGCCAACGTTTCGGGGCTTTCAATGAGCGCTCATACGGGAACACATATGGACGCACCGTTCCACTTTATTAATAACGGTAAGGATATCTCGCAGGTACCCTTTGAGGCTCTCATAGGAGAGACTCTGGTTATTGATGTGAAGAACCCTGAGGTTGTGGACCTCCAGGACCTTAGAGATTTCGATATAAGGCCTAAAGACCGCGTGCTCTTTAAGACTAATAACTCCAATAGGGAGTGGTTCAATATGAATTTCAGCACCAATTACACAGGGCTTTCAGCCCGTGCGGCAAAATACCTGGCCGAACGGAAAGTTCAGCTTGTAGGTATAGATTTCCTTTCTATCGGCACTCACGCAGAAGACGAGGAAGTTCACAGAACACTCCTGGGTCAGGGTATCTGGATCATTGAAGGTCTCTATATGAAAGACATAGCTGAAGGCGCCTATGAAATGATTTGTCTGCCCTTAAGGCTCATCGGGTGCGATGGTGCGCCGGCAAGAACGGTATTAAGAAAAATATAA
- a CDS encoding DUF3667 domain-containing protein, whose product MSHNHSKSDVCLNCGYEFKDENNYCPSCGQQNHSLQVPFKHLVLEFLEGTIHLDTKIFQTFKFLLFKPGYLTREFNTGKRAGYVPPVRIYVFVSFIFFLLVGLMSGHKSEGKEHTSKDKEGTTIIQIGPSDSDVVPVDSQDSLKALRAKQKLDSLMASKEVKNSALGSFINSQVNKRKEVGEKEFSHSVLKNISYLMFILMPLFASFVMLFNVRKGHYYYEFLIYSIHFHSFLFLLFSCFLGAMAIYDSGWFILAACVISIVYFIISMKNAFPQKTSSVLWKAFSLIGIYGFTLFVCLLVTLIVSVMLM is encoded by the coding sequence TTGAGCCACAATCACTCTAAATCGGATGTATGCCTTAACTGCGGCTACGAGTTCAAGGATGAAAACAACTACTGCCCCAGCTGCGGGCAGCAGAATCATTCACTCCAGGTGCCGTTTAAGCACCTTGTCCTGGAATTCCTTGAAGGAACAATTCACCTGGACACAAAGATCTTCCAGACTTTCAAATTCCTGCTCTTCAAACCGGGATATTTAACACGTGAATTTAATACGGGCAAAAGGGCCGGATACGTCCCCCCTGTTAGAATTTATGTTTTTGTGAGCTTTATTTTTTTCCTTCTCGTGGGACTTATGTCCGGGCATAAATCTGAGGGGAAAGAGCACACTTCAAAAGACAAAGAGGGAACAACTATTATACAAATCGGCCCTTCCGATTCCGATGTTGTTCCGGTAGACAGCCAGGACTCTTTGAAGGCTTTAAGGGCAAAACAAAAACTGGATTCCTTAATGGCTTCAAAAGAAGTAAAGAATTCGGCCCTTGGGAGTTTTATAAATTCTCAGGTAAATAAAAGAAAAGAGGTTGGCGAAAAGGAATTTTCCCATTCGGTACTGAAGAACATTTCCTATCTTATGTTCATTCTGATGCCTCTTTTTGCGTCTTTTGTGATGTTATTTAATGTCCGCAAAGGACACTACTATTATGAATTCCTTATTTATTCCATACACTTTCACAGCTTCCTTTTTCTTCTCTTCAGCTGCTTTCTGGGTGCTATGGCAATTTACGATTCGGGATGGTTTATCTTAGCCGCCTGTGTAATTTCAATTGTTTACTTTATTATTTCAATGAAGAACGCTTTTCCTCAGAAAACTTCTTCTGTATTGTGGAAGGCATTTTCGCTTATAGGCATCTACGGTTTCACGCTTTTTGTCTGCCTTCTTGTCACACTGATAGTAAGCGTCATGCTGATGTAA
- a CDS encoding slipin family protein, whose protein sequence is METASALLTVLVFFALIILFSAIRILREYERAVVFRLGRLIGSKGPGLVLLIPIVDRMVRVSLRTVVFDVPEQDIITKDNVSLKVNAVVYFRVFHPEKAIVEVENFVQATSQLSQTTLRCILGQSLLDELLAEREKINAELQKVIDAQASPWGIKVSNVEVKHVDLPIEMKRAMAKQAEAERERRAKVIHADGEFQASQKLYEAATVIANNPVAVQLRFLQTLTEIATEKNSTTIFPVPIDLLTPFLKNHAHHEHEVM, encoded by the coding sequence ATGGAAACCGCATCGGCATTACTGACGGTACTGGTTTTCTTTGCACTGATTATTCTTTTCAGCGCCATCAGAATACTGCGTGAATATGAGCGCGCAGTCGTTTTCCGCCTTGGGCGCCTGATCGGGAGCAAGGGTCCGGGCCTTGTTCTGCTGATCCCGATAGTGGACCGGATGGTAAGGGTAAGCCTTAGGACGGTGGTTTTTGATGTACCGGAGCAGGACATAATTACAAAAGACAACGTTTCACTGAAGGTAAACGCAGTTGTTTATTTCAGGGTATTCCATCCCGAAAAAGCAATAGTGGAAGTGGAGAATTTCGTGCAGGCAACCTCACAGCTTTCGCAGACCACTTTAAGGTGCATACTGGGTCAGTCGCTTCTGGACGAGCTTTTAGCCGAAAGGGAGAAGATCAATGCCGAGCTGCAGAAGGTAATTGACGCACAGGCATCGCCCTGGGGAATAAAAGTCTCGAACGTGGAGGTTAAGCACGTGGACCTGCCGATAGAAATGAAGCGTGCAATGGCAAAGCAGGCTGAGGCAGAGCGCGAAAGAAGGGCCAAGGTAATACACGCCGACGGGGAATTCCAGGCCAGCCAGAAGCTTTATGAGGCTGCAACAGTAATTGCAAATAATCCCGTTGCAGTACAGCTGAGATTTCTGCAGACCCTGACGGAAATTGCAACGGAAAAGAACTCAACAACAATATTCCCTGTCCCGATAGATCTTTTAACCCCGTTTCTCAAAAACCACGCCCATCACGAGCACGAGGTAATGTAG
- the gnd gene encoding decarboxylating 6-phosphogluconate dehydrogenase yields the protein MDDKKMMFGIIGLGKMGGNLALQAMEKGYKVAGMDKSELSQELRESAIQKAKDVKGLIEDLKRPRVVFLYVPAGKVVDIVIDELSQVMTKGDIIVDGGNSYWGDSITRAGRLKEKGLYFIDCGTSGGISGARHGACFMVGGETEPVNIIAPILKDLAVPEGFVHAGPSGSGHFVKLVHNGIEFGMLEAIGEGMDMLERFREKLNINEVLHAWNHGSVIRSWLVELMEESYKDLRGMETVPPYVEDTGEVNWLVEDALHMEISIPVISQSVMQLFTSRDNQKNWARAIAMMRHGFGGHPYGENEGIKNERRFGRIGGYLMEDEKIRPAEKRR from the coding sequence ATGGATGATAAAAAAATGATGTTCGGAATAATCGGACTCGGGAAAATGGGCGGCAATCTGGCGCTTCAGGCAATGGAAAAGGGTTACAAGGTTGCAGGCATGGATAAATCGGAGCTTTCACAGGAACTAAGGGAGTCGGCTATTCAAAAAGCCAAAGATGTAAAAGGACTGATTGAAGACCTTAAAAGGCCCCGCGTTGTATTCCTTTATGTCCCGGCCGGGAAAGTAGTGGATATAGTAATTGATGAACTTTCCCAGGTAATGACCAAAGGCGACATTATTGTTGATGGCGGCAATTCGTACTGGGGCGATTCAATAACGCGCGCCGGAAGACTAAAAGAGAAGGGTTTATATTTCATAGACTGCGGCACAAGCGGCGGCATCTCAGGCGCAAGGCATGGTGCCTGCTTTATGGTAGGGGGCGAAACTGAACCGGTTAATATAATTGCCCCGATATTAAAGGACCTCGCGGTTCCTGAGGGTTTCGTCCATGCGGGGCCATCCGGCTCGGGCCACTTTGTAAAGCTCGTCCATAACGGAATCGAGTTCGGAATGCTTGAGGCCATTGGCGAAGGCATGGACATGCTGGAGCGCTTCAGGGAAAAGCTCAATATAAATGAAGTCCTCCACGCCTGGAATCACGGAAGTGTCATCAGGTCATGGCTTGTTGAGCTGATGGAAGAGTCATATAAGGATCTTAGAGGCATGGAAACAGTTCCGCCGTATGTTGAAGACACAGGTGAGGTCAATTGGCTTGTAGAAGATGCCTTGCATATGGAAATTTCGATACCTGTAATAAGCCAGTCGGTCATGCAGCTATTTACTTCACGTGACAATCAAAAGAACTGGGCGCGAGCAATTGCCATGATGCGCCATGGCTTCGGCGGCCATCCGTATGGTGAAAATGAAGGGATTAAAAACGAAAGACGATTTGGAAGAATAGGCGGATACCTGATGGAAGATGAAAAAATACGACCAGCTGAAAAAAGGAGATAA
- the egtD gene encoding L-histidine N(alpha)-methyltransferase gives MLQNQLVKEPGLHEEILEGLLAESRRLPSKLFYDERGSKLFDLICMLDEYYLTRTETRIMEDNIREIVNYIAGPKTALIEFGSGSSTKTRLLFDNMKELPLYVPVDISEEHLKKSAEKLRLDYPSLEVIPVVSDYTKEFESSFDIIPKDYHKVLYYPGSSIGNFTHRELQHFLKRAAHFLGRGGGFLVGTDLKKDPSILQKAYNDRENVTALFNLNILERLNREFGADFNISNFEHKAVYNHIKDRIEMYLVSKLVQTVHIFGKKIYLTRGDKILTEYSYKYDPDEFERMTHECFRKESLWTDEKNYFSIWYMSAR, from the coding sequence ATGTTACAAAACCAGCTCGTTAAAGAACCAGGCCTGCACGAAGAAATACTTGAAGGCCTGCTTGCAGAATCCAGAAGGCTGCCAAGCAAATTATTTTATGACGAAAGAGGATCAAAACTCTTCGACCTTATCTGCATGCTTGATGAATATTACCTGACCCGGACAGAGACCCGGATAATGGAGGACAATATAAGGGAGATTGTAAATTATATAGCCGGGCCAAAGACTGCCCTCATTGAATTCGGGAGCGGAAGCAGCACAAAGACACGCCTCTTATTCGACAATATGAAGGAACTGCCCCTTTATGTGCCGGTAGATATTTCCGAAGAACACTTAAAAAAATCCGCTGAAAAGCTCAGGCTCGATTATCCCTCACTGGAAGTTATTCCTGTTGTCAGTGATTACACAAAAGAGTTTGAATCCTCTTTCGACATAATCCCGAAGGATTACCATAAAGTGCTTTATTATCCGGGCTCAAGCATTGGCAACTTCACTCACCGGGAGCTTCAGCATTTCTTAAAAAGAGCTGCACACTTCCTCGGGCGCGGCGGAGGGTTCCTGGTTGGAACCGACCTTAAAAAGGATCCTTCAATTCTGCAGAAGGCGTATAACGACAGGGAGAACGTTACTGCTCTTTTCAACCTTAATATCCTGGAAAGGCTCAACAGGGAATTTGGCGCCGACTTTAATATTTCCAATTTTGAGCACAAGGCAGTCTACAATCACATTAAAGACAGAATTGAAATGTATCTGGTAAGCAAACTCGTCCAGACAGTTCATATTTTCGGCAAAAAGATATATCTGACAAGGGGAGACAAGATACTTACGGAATACTCATACAAGTACGACCCGGACGAATTTGAACGCATGACGCATGAATGCTTCAGGAAAGAAAGTCTGTGGACTGATGAGAAAAACTACTTCAGCATCTGGTACATGAGCGCCAGGTAG
- a CDS encoding YbaK/EbsC family protein — protein sequence MVTSKVREFLENTEIRYKNINHPLAFTAQETAASIHIKGKEFAKTVMIRIDGELAMAVLPASQRIDFELLKSILDAGEVRLCTETEFRSKFPDCEAGAMPPFGKLYDMDVYMSKSLLNNKEIFFNAGSHTDAIELTMDEFSRIVNPIVLNFTKKIKV from the coding sequence ATGGTTACCAGCAAAGTAAGGGAATTTTTAGAAAACACTGAAATCCGCTACAAAAACATTAACCATCCGCTGGCATTTACGGCACAGGAAACGGCGGCCTCAATTCATATCAAGGGAAAGGAGTTTGCCAAGACGGTAATGATAAGGATTGACGGCGAGCTTGCAATGGCTGTGCTTCCGGCATCGCAGAGAATTGATTTTGAACTCCTTAAAAGCATACTCGATGCCGGTGAAGTAAGGCTCTGCACCGAAACTGAATTCAGGAGCAAATTCCCCGACTGCGAGGCAGGCGCAATGCCGCCCTTCGGGAAGCTTTACGACATGGATGTCTACATGTCAAAAAGCCTTCTGAACAATAAGGAAATTTTCTTTAATGCCGGCAGCCACACAGACGCAATTGAGCTGACGATGGATGAATTTAGCCGTATTGTAAACCCTATAGTACTGAACTTTACAAAAAAGATAAAAGTTTAG
- a CDS encoding putative sulfate exporter family transporter yields MNKQFYAKISFILLIVLCILPLVPAPLALLLGIAFSIITGNPLQEETGKLTHKLLQYSVIGLGFGMNALAALDAGKKGLIYTVAGILFTFTFGFIVSRILKVDRKTSYLISAGTAICGGSAIAAVAPVINAKNENTSVALGVVFILNSIALLIFPAIGHHFHLTEGQFGLWSAIAIHDTSSVVGASSQYGKTALATATTIKLARALWIIPVALLSGLAFRSDVKKVKIPYFIIAFFVAMVLNTYFPVIAPVSEVIYQIAKRGLVVTLFLIGANLSRRTLKTVGVRPFVMGVILWIAVSSITLFFV; encoded by the coding sequence ATGAATAAACAGTTTTACGCAAAGATCTCGTTCATATTGCTCATTGTGCTTTGTATTCTCCCCCTTGTACCCGCCCCTTTGGCGCTTTTACTGGGAATTGCATTTTCAATCATTACAGGCAACCCTTTACAGGAGGAAACCGGAAAGCTGACACACAAACTTCTTCAGTACTCCGTAATCGGGCTCGGTTTCGGAATGAATGCCCTGGCGGCTCTGGATGCCGGTAAAAAGGGGCTCATTTATACTGTAGCCGGAATCTTATTCACATTTACATTCGGTTTTATCGTTTCACGAATACTGAAGGTTGACCGTAAAACCTCCTACCTCATATCGGCCGGGACTGCCATATGCGGCGGAAGCGCCATTGCTGCCGTAGCGCCGGTCATAAACGCTAAAAACGAAAACACTTCTGTTGCGCTTGGAGTTGTTTTTATTCTTAACAGCATTGCCCTTCTTATTTTTCCTGCCATAGGGCATCACTTTCACCTTACGGAAGGGCAGTTCGGTCTCTGGTCGGCAATTGCCATTCACGACACGAGCTCTGTTGTAGGGGCTTCCTCCCAGTACGGCAAAACCGCGCTTGCAACGGCAACAACAATAAAGCTTGCAAGGGCGCTGTGGATTATTCCCGTTGCCCTGCTGTCGGGCCTTGCCTTCCGGAGTGACGTAAAGAAGGTTAAAATACCATACTTCATTATCGCGTTTTTTGTAGCTATGGTGCTTAACACCTACTTTCCTGTTATTGCTCCTGTTTCCGAAGTAATTTATCAGATTGCCAAAAGAGGACTTGTTGTGACGCTTTTTCTCATCGGTGCAAATCTCTCGCGCAGGACTCTGAAAACCGTTGGCGTAAGGCCGTTTGTAATGGGTGTTATACTGTGGATTGCAGTTTCCTCCATTACCCTGTTTTTTGTATGA
- a CDS encoding nodulation protein NfeD: MKVLVIILLLFAASSNAQQAKVYIISIDGAITQVTEDYLALGISKASENGAECLVVKLNTPGGLLSSTRDMVSEILRSPVPVIVFVSPEGAQAASAGVFITLSAHIAAMTPGTNIGAAHPVTLQGQADSVMLAKATNDAAAFIRSISEKRNRNIQWAEDAVRKSLSITETEALKTRVIDLIAKDTRDLLQKVNGMKVRTSMGEKTLKTNDVKLVNIEMTFQQKMLKVLSDPNIAYILLILGMYGIMFELYNPGSIFPGVIGAISLILAFYAMHTLPINYAGIGLIILSVILFILEIKIVSHGLLTIGGAAALFLGSMMLFQTSSFLEVLMLSKEIVVSIVLMTVIFFLFVIGMGIRAQKLKTSTGVQGIIGEEGVAISDLSPLGQIHVHGEIWSAESLEGGINKGERVIVENVEGMNLKVRKENHGI, encoded by the coding sequence ATGAAAGTATTAGTTATTATACTATTGCTTTTTGCCGCCTCTTCAAATGCCCAGCAGGCTAAGGTTTATATTATCTCAATTGACGGGGCCATAACACAGGTAACAGAAGATTACCTTGCGCTGGGCATTTCGAAAGCCTCAGAAAACGGCGCCGAGTGCCTTGTAGTAAAGCTTAACACTCCGGGCGGACTCCTCTCATCCACGCGCGATATGGTCTCGGAAATCCTCCGCTCCCCCGTTCCCGTAATCGTATTTGTAAGTCCTGAGGGAGCGCAGGCAGCTTCAGCAGGAGTATTTATTACACTTTCGGCCCACATTGCCGCCATGACTCCGGGCACCAACATTGGAGCCGCGCATCCGGTAACGCTGCAGGGGCAGGCAGATTCCGTAATGCTGGCAAAGGCCACTAATGACGCCGCGGCATTCATCAGATCTATTAGCGAGAAAAGAAACCGCAACATACAGTGGGCTGAAGACGCCGTACGCAAAAGCCTTTCCATTACTGAAACCGAGGCTTTGAAAACCAGAGTAATAGACCTCATTGCAAAGGATACGCGGGATCTGCTCCAGAAAGTTAACGGCATGAAAGTCCGGACCTCCATGGGTGAAAAGACGCTTAAAACAAATGACGTTAAGCTTGTTAATATAGAGATGACATTCCAGCAGAAGATGCTTAAGGTTCTAAGCGATCCTAACATAGCCTACATACTGCTTATTCTCGGCATGTACGGAATCATGTTTGAGCTTTATAACCCGGGCTCCATATTCCCCGGCGTAATCGGGGCCATAAGCTTAATACTTGCCTTTTACGCCATGCACACGCTTCCAATTAACTACGCCGGAATCGGCTTAATTATTTTATCTGTTATTTTATTCATCCTTGAAATCAAGATAGTAAGCCACGGACTTCTTACAATTGGAGGGGCCGCAGCGCTCTTCCTGGGCTCCATGATGCTCTTTCAGACCAGCTCTTTTCTGGAGGTTCTGATGCTTTCAAAAGAAATTGTAGTTTCAATCGTTCTTATGACTGTCATTTTCTTCCTCTTTGTAATCGGTATGGGAATAAGGGCGCAGAAGCTTAAGACCTCAACGGGCGTGCAGGGTATAATAGGGGAAGAAGGCGTGGCAATTTCGGACCTCAGCCCTTTAGGGCAGATACACGTACACGGTGAGATCTGGTCGGCCGAGAGCCTGGAAGGGGGAATAAATAAAGGTGAAAGGGTAATTGTAGAGAATGTAGAAGGTATGAATCTGAAAGTAAGGAAAGAGAATCACGGCATATAA